One Sanguibacter keddieii DSM 10542 genomic window carries:
- a CDS encoding SRPBCC family protein, with protein sequence MSRLTEMIVRSQQLSVAAKEEAQRVGRTEIDLEHLLVALAVVGGPSSDVLRGAGLSVRTLRDAAVRVHERRIAGLGITAARVDPGPIPDPSLGDVGWSRPADAAFRALDGLDVDDRAILVALLDEPSGHVLEVLAEGGVDAGALRSRLDAAPRPHREVSTDDGPGWRSVGVSGFVEARPEQVWSLVSDPARRLEWDKTFYSSYVVGDDGVARARAEVRRPDGTEQRHRPQVLATEHREVERVEGSAVEWEITWPDLPAGRMRQRFRVELEPDGDSTRLRLTQRWSRGRGLRGAVQRALLPVQRFLFRQQLLAKAASVSRVLR encoded by the coding sequence ATGAGCCGGCTCACCGAGATGATCGTCAGGTCCCAGCAGCTGAGCGTCGCCGCGAAGGAAGAGGCGCAGCGCGTCGGGCGGACCGAGATCGACCTCGAGCACCTGCTCGTCGCGCTCGCGGTCGTCGGCGGCCCCTCGAGCGACGTGCTCCGGGGTGCCGGGCTGAGCGTGCGGACCCTGCGCGACGCGGCCGTGCGGGTGCACGAGCGCAGGATCGCCGGCCTCGGCATCACGGCCGCGCGCGTCGATCCCGGCCCCATCCCCGACCCCTCCCTCGGCGACGTCGGGTGGTCGCGTCCGGCCGACGCGGCCTTCCGTGCGCTCGACGGCCTCGACGTCGACGACCGGGCGATCCTCGTCGCGCTGCTCGACGAGCCGAGCGGCCACGTGCTCGAGGTCCTCGCTGAGGGTGGCGTGGACGCCGGTGCCCTGAGATCCCGCCTGGACGCCGCGCCCCGGCCGCACCGCGAGGTGTCGACCGACGACGGTCCCGGGTGGCGCTCGGTGGGCGTGTCGGGTTTTGTCGAGGCGAGGCCCGAGCAGGTCTGGTCCCTCGTCTCCGACCCGGCGCGCAGGCTCGAGTGGGACAAGACCTTCTACTCCTCCTACGTCGTGGGGGACGACGGGGTGGCGCGCGCCCGTGCCGAGGTGCGTCGCCCGGACGGCACGGAGCAGCGGCACCGGCCACAGGTGCTCGCGACCGAGCACCGTGAGGTCGAGCGGGTCGAGGGGAGTGCGGTCGAGTGGGAGATCACCTGGCCGGACCTCCCCGCCGGTCGGATGCGGCAGCGGTTCCGCGTCGAGCTCGAGCCCGACGGGGACAGCACCCGGCTGCGCCTCACCCAACGGTGGTCCCGGGGCAGGGGGCTGCGCGGGGCGGTCCAGCGAGCCCTCCTCCCGGTCCAGCGCTTCCTGTTCCGGCAGCAGCTCCTCGCCAAGGCCGCGTCGGTCTCCCGGGTACTGCGCTGA
- a CDS encoding M23 family metallopeptidase — translation MTRLRALFAALVAATLVMGLSMLPASADDLDDRLADAQRQKDSASEALDQVTGDLAETDEALAQAYIDLQTIEAELPVAEATLDKANAAYETAQREADSLAQRLTDAETEEATLVDTIAENETASTDAHNAVAEMARQAARGDMGISSLEFVVGAKTTDEFVTQYNMSTTAIRTQNSSLEDLRQTQAVTSNTQVRLDAVKDAISTLKTDADAKVVEADAAKTEAADAKADVERLITEQSAKKKTIETRKKTEEARQVELTTQNDDLTAEIQDIIGLQEAERARIAKEQEEARKAAEAAAAAATPPASSGGGGAPAPAPAPAPAPAPPASGGTLSFPTAIPHITSSYGWRLHPVLGYYRLHAGTDFRAYCGTPIYAAASGTVQWATWRDGFGYQVLLDNGVANGASLMTSYNHLTSFAVSGGQSVSTGDLLGYSGNTGLGTACHLHFEVYVNGATVDPMTMLG, via the coding sequence ATGACTCGCCTGAGAGCACTCTTCGCCGCCCTGGTCGCCGCCACCCTCGTCATGGGGCTGAGCATGCTGCCCGCGTCGGCCGACGACCTCGACGACCGCCTCGCCGACGCCCAGCGCCAGAAGGACTCGGCCAGCGAGGCGCTCGACCAGGTCACAGGGGACCTCGCCGAGACCGACGAGGCGCTCGCCCAGGCGTACATCGACCTGCAGACCATCGAGGCGGAGCTGCCCGTCGCCGAGGCCACCCTCGACAAGGCGAACGCGGCGTACGAGACCGCCCAGCGGGAGGCCGACAGCCTCGCGCAGCGTCTCACCGACGCCGAGACCGAGGAGGCGACCCTCGTCGACACGATCGCCGAGAACGAGACCGCCTCGACGGACGCGCACAACGCTGTCGCCGAGATGGCACGGCAGGCCGCGCGCGGGGACATGGGGATCTCGAGCCTCGAGTTCGTGGTCGGCGCCAAGACGACCGACGAGTTCGTCACGCAGTACAACATGTCGACCACCGCGATCCGCACCCAGAACTCCTCGCTCGAAGATCTTCGGCAGACCCAGGCGGTCACGAGCAACACGCAGGTGCGGCTCGACGCCGTCAAGGACGCGATCAGCACGCTCAAGACCGACGCCGACGCCAAGGTCGTCGAGGCCGACGCGGCCAAGACCGAGGCTGCGGACGCCAAGGCGGACGTCGAGCGCCTCATCACCGAGCAATCGGCCAAGAAGAAGACGATCGAGACCCGCAAGAAGACCGAGGAGGCCCGGCAGGTCGAGCTCACCACCCAGAACGACGACCTCACCGCCGAGATCCAGGACATCATCGGTCTCCAGGAGGCCGAGCGCGCCCGGATCGCCAAGGAGCAGGAGGAGGCTCGCAAGGCCGCCGAGGCGGCTGCGGCGGCTGCGACGCCACCCGCGAGCAGCGGGGGTGGCGGGGCTCCGGCGCCCGCACCGGCACCTGCTCCCGCGCCGGCGCCTCCGGCATCAGGAGGCACGCTCTCCTTCCCCACGGCGATCCCGCACATCACGTCGAGCTACGGCTGGCGCCTGCACCCTGTGCTCGGGTACTACCGTCTGCACGCCGGGACGGACTTCCGGGCGTACTGCGGCACTCCGATCTACGCGGCTGCCAGCGGGACCGTGCAGTGGGCGACGTGGCGCGACGGCTTCGGATACCAGGTGCTGCTCGACAACGGCGTCGCCAACGGGGCGAGCCTCATGACCAGCTACAACCACCTGACGAGCTTTGCGGTGTCCGGCGGCCAGAGCGTCTCGACCGGAGACCTTCTCGGGTACTCCGGGAACACCGGGCTGGGGACCGCGTGCCACCTCCACTTCGAGGTGTACGTCAACGGGGCGACCGTCGACCCGATGACGATGCTCGGCTGA
- the ftsE gene encoding cell division ATP-binding protein FtsE translates to MIRFENVSKVYARGARPALDDVSLEVERGEFVFLVGASGSGKSTFLRLVLREERATSGDVFVAGRNMQTLSNWKVPTLRRQIGAVFQDFRLLPNKTVFENVAFALQVIGKPRHHIMTTVPETLDMVGLAGKEKRRPHELSGGEQQRVAIARAFVNRPSILLCDEPTGNLDPTTSLGIMRLLDRINRTGTTVVMATHDDEIVDQMRKRVIELSTGELVRDQSRGVYGSAR, encoded by the coding sequence GTGATTCGTTTTGAGAACGTCAGCAAGGTGTACGCGCGTGGTGCGCGACCCGCGCTCGACGACGTCTCCCTCGAGGTCGAGCGCGGTGAGTTCGTGTTCCTCGTCGGTGCCTCCGGGTCGGGGAAGTCGACCTTCCTGCGGCTCGTCCTGCGCGAGGAGCGCGCCACCTCGGGCGACGTCTTCGTCGCCGGGCGCAACATGCAGACCCTCTCGAACTGGAAGGTGCCCACGCTGCGCCGCCAGATCGGCGCGGTGTTCCAGGACTTCCGCCTGCTGCCCAACAAGACGGTCTTCGAGAACGTGGCCTTCGCGCTCCAGGTCATCGGCAAGCCGCGCCACCACATCATGACCACGGTCCCCGAGACGCTCGACATGGTCGGGCTCGCGGGCAAGGAGAAGCGACGCCCGCACGAGCTCTCCGGTGGTGAGCAGCAGCGTGTGGCCATCGCCCGCGCCTTCGTCAACAGGCCGTCGATCCTGCTCTGCGACGAGCCGACCGGAAACCTCGACCCGACCACGTCGCTGGGGATCATGCGCCTGCTCGACCGGATCAACCGCACGGGCACGACCGTGGTCATGGCCACGCACGACGACGAGATCGTCGACCAGATGCGCAAGCGCGTCATCGAACTGTCCACCGGTGAGCTGGTCCGCGACCAGTCCCGTGGCGTCTACGGCTCTGCCCGCTGA
- a CDS encoding MarR family winged helix-turn-helix transcriptional regulator gives MPDHVDRVLSQWAVERPDLDVSAMGVIGRLGRVQRLVDASLRATFARHDLDAPSFDVLATLRRSGDGGLTPAGLMRSGMVTSGAITQRLDRLEERGLVRRAASDADRRSVVVQLTPAGRELVDAALPDHVATEERLLAGLDPAQREQLASTLRTLLEHLGDEA, from the coding sequence GTGCCAGACCATGTCGACCGTGTGCTCTCCCAGTGGGCCGTCGAGCGCCCCGACCTCGACGTCTCGGCGATGGGGGTCATCGGCCGGCTCGGCCGCGTCCAGCGGCTCGTCGACGCCAGCCTGCGAGCGACCTTCGCGCGGCACGACCTGGACGCACCCTCCTTCGACGTCCTCGCCACCCTGCGCCGCAGCGGCGACGGCGGCCTCACCCCCGCGGGCCTCATGCGGTCGGGGATGGTCACCTCGGGGGCGATCACCCAGCGGCTCGACCGGCTCGAGGAGCGCGGCCTCGTGCGACGTGCGGCCTCCGACGCCGACCGGCGCAGCGTGGTCGTGCAGCTCACGCCCGCGGGGCGCGAGCTCGTCGACGCCGCGCTGCCCGACCACGTCGCGACCGAGGAGCGGCTGCTCGCCGGGCTCGACCCGGCCCAGCGCGAGCAGCTCGCGAGCACCCTCCGGACGCTCCTCGAGCACCTCGGGGACGAGGCGTAG
- a CDS encoding ClpP family protease — protein MSGQYTIPSVIEKTTTGERAADVYSRLLTDRIVFLGTEIDDGVANVVVAQLIHLESVAPDQGIELYINSPGGSVSAMLAIYDTIQYLRAPVGTVCVGQAASSAAVLLAAGEPGRRGILPHARVLLHPPSTSSGRGALPDLEIQAKEIQRVRDEVDEILAAHTGQDQAVLRADTSRDRIFTAQQAVAYGLVDEVVASRKVRGGVR, from the coding sequence GTGAGCGGGCAGTACACGATCCCGAGCGTGATCGAGAAGACGACCACCGGCGAGCGGGCGGCCGACGTCTACAGCCGGCTGCTCACCGACAGGATCGTGTTCCTCGGGACCGAGATCGACGACGGGGTCGCGAACGTGGTCGTCGCGCAGCTCATCCACCTCGAGTCCGTCGCCCCCGACCAGGGGATCGAGCTGTACATCAACTCGCCCGGCGGCTCGGTGAGCGCGATGCTCGCGATCTACGACACGATCCAGTACCTGCGCGCGCCCGTCGGGACCGTGTGCGTCGGCCAGGCGGCGTCCTCCGCCGCCGTCCTGCTGGCTGCTGGTGAGCCCGGACGCCGCGGGATCCTCCCGCACGCCCGCGTGCTCCTGCACCCGCCGTCGACCAGCAGCGGTCGTGGCGCGCTGCCCGACCTCGAGATCCAGGCCAAGGAGATCCAGCGCGTCCGCGACGAGGTCGACGAGATCCTGGCGGCGCACACGGGCCAGGACCAGGCGGTGCTGCGGGCGGACACGTCACGAGACCGCATCTTCACCGCGCAGCAGGCCGTCGCGTACGGGCTGGTCGACGAGGTGGTGGCCAGCAGGAAGGTGCGTGGCGGGGTGCGGTGA
- the ftsX gene encoding permease-like cell division protein FtsX, with protein MRFQFILSEIGIGLRRNLSMTVSVVLVTFVSLTFVGAAVLLQSQIGKFKGEWYDKVEISVFLCPPGSSQPTCAGGEATNEQIDSVRAVLDQPDVAAEIDSVTFESKAEAWVTFSEQFNDRWWFNTVSEDDMNASFRIKLVDPEQYQVINDVLTGRPGVETVSDQRSIFEPLFLVLNRATLLSAGLAGVMLLAAVLLITTTIRLSALSRKRETGIMRLVGASNFFIQLPFMLEGAIAATVGALMAVGGLWLGVKYLVEDWLGQSMQWIPYVTTSDVWAIAPILIGVAFLLAAISSIVTLSRYTKV; from the coding sequence GTGCGTTTCCAGTTCATTCTTTCCGAGATCGGGATCGGTCTCCGGCGCAACCTGTCGATGACCGTCTCGGTCGTCCTCGTGACCTTCGTGTCCCTGACCTTCGTCGGCGCAGCAGTCCTGCTGCAGTCGCAGATCGGCAAGTTCAAGGGCGAGTGGTACGACAAGGTCGAGATCAGCGTCTTCCTCTGCCCGCCTGGCTCCAGCCAGCCGACCTGTGCCGGGGGAGAGGCCACCAACGAGCAGATCGACTCGGTCCGGGCGGTCCTCGACCAGCCCGACGTCGCTGCTGAGATCGACAGCGTGACCTTCGAGAGCAAGGCCGAGGCCTGGGTGACGTTCTCGGAGCAGTTCAACGACCGCTGGTGGTTCAACACCGTGAGCGAGGACGACATGAACGCGTCGTTCCGCATCAAGCTGGTGGACCCCGAGCAGTACCAGGTGATCAACGACGTCCTCACCGGCAGGCCCGGTGTCGAGACGGTCAGCGACCAGCGGAGCATCTTCGAGCCGCTGTTCCTCGTGCTCAACCGCGCGACGCTGCTCTCCGCCGGCCTCGCCGGCGTGATGCTGCTCGCCGCCGTCCTGCTCATCACGACGACCATCCGGCTGTCCGCCCTCAGCCGCAAGCGCGAGACCGGGATCATGCGGCTCGTCGGCGCCTCGAACTTCTTCATCCAGCTCCCCTTCATGCTCGAAGGTGCGATCGCCGCGACGGTCGGTGCCCTCATGGCCGTCGGCGGGCTGTGGCTGGGGGTCAAGTACCTCGTCGAGGACTGGCTGGGCCAGTCCATGCAGTGGATCCCGTACGTGACGACCAGCGACGTGTGGGCGATCGCGCCCATCCTCATCGGCGTGGCCTTCTTGCTGGCCGCCATCTCGTCGATCGTCACCCTGAGCCGCTACACGAAGGTCTGA
- a CDS encoding helix-turn-helix domain-containing protein, translating into MGTVIPFPTSRARGADRSGDRTSETTRGPESSAASAPTGAGDDTSRPLRLAPPGRDLLWREAVGHELRLERTAQARTLADVAGQAGVSTQYLSEVERGRKEPSSEILEAVGTALALTLLDLTRRVSHSLAPAGTPTPQLLAA; encoded by the coding sequence ATGGGCACCGTGATCCCCTTCCCCACGTCCCGGGCACGCGGTGCGGACCGGTCTGGCGACCGCACCTCCGAGACCACCCGCGGCCCCGAGAGCTCTGCTGCCTCGGCCCCCACAGGCGCCGGCGACGACACCAGCCGCCCGCTCCGGCTGGCCCCACCCGGGCGCGACCTGCTGTGGCGCGAGGCCGTGGGCCACGAGCTACGACTCGAGCGGACGGCGCAGGCACGGACGCTCGCAGACGTCGCGGGCCAGGCCGGCGTCTCGACCCAGTACCTCTCCGAGGTCGAGCGCGGGCGCAAAGAGCCCTCCTCGGAGATCCTCGAGGCCGTCGGCACGGCGCTCGCGCTGACGCTCCTCGACCTCACCCGCCGGGTGTCGCACAGCCTGGCCCCGGCCGGGACGCCCACACCTCAGCTCCTCGCCGCCTGA
- the prfB gene encoding peptide chain release factor 2: MATTDFASEISALRGTLATISAVTDPEALKIRIAELSDQASAPDLWDDTDAAQKVTTALSQAQTELDRIVNMESRIDDLEVLVEMATEGDGADDVETLEEAQKDLDGIRRDLGDLEVRTLLSGEWDAREAVVSIRAGAGGVDAADFAEMLMRMYLRWAERHGYPTAVLDTSYAEEAGLKSATFEVKAPYAFGNLSVEAGTHRLVRISPFDNQGRRQTSFAAVEVIPLIESTDHVDIPDNEIRVDVFRSSGPGGQSVNTTDSAVRLTHIPTGIVVSMQNEKSQIQNRAAAMRVLQSRLLLERQAQEKAMKKEMAGDVKASWGDQMRSYVLQPYQMVKDLRTEHEVGNTSAVFDGEIDDFIEAGIRWRRSKTEG, encoded by the coding sequence GTGGCTACCACCGACTTCGCATCAGAGATCAGCGCCCTGCGCGGCACCCTCGCGACCATCAGCGCCGTGACCGACCCGGAGGCGCTGAAGATCCGCATCGCCGAGCTCTCGGACCAGGCCTCCGCGCCTGACCTTTGGGACGACACCGACGCGGCGCAGAAGGTGACGACCGCTCTCTCGCAGGCGCAGACCGAGCTCGACCGCATCGTCAACATGGAGTCGCGCATCGACGACCTCGAGGTGCTCGTCGAGATGGCCACCGAGGGTGACGGCGCCGACGACGTCGAGACCCTCGAGGAGGCCCAGAAGGACCTCGACGGCATCCGCCGCGACCTCGGCGACCTCGAGGTCCGCACCCTGCTGTCGGGGGAGTGGGACGCCCGCGAGGCCGTCGTGAGCATCCGCGCCGGCGCTGGTGGCGTCGACGCCGCGGACTTCGCCGAGATGCTCATGCGCATGTACCTGCGCTGGGCCGAGCGCCACGGCTACCCGACCGCCGTCCTCGACACCTCGTACGCCGAGGAGGCCGGGCTCAAGTCCGCGACCTTCGAGGTCAAGGCCCCCTACGCCTTCGGCAACCTCTCCGTCGAGGCCGGCACTCACCGTCTCGTGCGCATCTCGCCCTTCGACAACCAGGGTCGTCGCCAGACGTCCTTCGCGGCCGTCGAGGTCATCCCGCTCATCGAGTCGACCGACCACGTCGACATCCCGGACAACGAGATCCGCGTCGACGTCTTCCGGTCGTCGGGCCCCGGTGGCCAGTCCGTCAACACGACCGACTCCGCCGTCCGCCTCACGCACATCCCGACCGGCATCGTCGTGTCGATGCAGAACGAGAAGTCGCAGATCCAGAACCGTGCCGCCGCCATGCGCGTCCTCCAGTCCCGGCTGCTCCTCGAGCGCCAGGCGCAGGAGAAGGCCATGAAGAAGGAGATGGCCGGCGACGTCAAGGCCAGCTGGGGCGACCAGATGCGCTCCTACGTCCTGCAGCCGTACCAGATGGTCAAGGACCTGCGCACCGAGCACGAGGTGGGCAACACCTCGGCGGTGTTCGACGGGGAGATCGACGACTTCATCGAGGCCGGCATCCGCTGGCGCCGGTCCAAGACCGAGGGCTGA
- a CDS encoding ClpP family protease has translation MHLTTTPETPPPAGGALADRLTSGLMFRRVVVVGQEIDDDLATRVCSQLLLLSAEDPDADVVLLISSPGGSVSAGLAMYDVMRLIPNDVSTVALGTAASMGQFLLSAGTRGKRFALPHARVLMHQGSAGLQGTAVDIAIQAENLEHTKKVMLTLIAEHTGQPYDRVERDSDRDRWFTADEALDYGFVDAVATDLVQVLPAQGRRPAGLAGAR, from the coding sequence GTGCACCTCACCACCACCCCCGAGACACCACCCCCTGCCGGCGGCGCTCTCGCCGACCGGCTGACCAGCGGCCTGATGTTCCGGCGCGTGGTCGTCGTCGGCCAGGAGATCGACGACGACCTCGCCACCCGCGTGTGCAGCCAGCTGCTCCTGCTCTCGGCCGAGGACCCGGACGCCGACGTCGTCCTGCTGATCTCGTCGCCCGGCGGCTCCGTCTCGGCAGGCCTCGCGATGTACGACGTCATGCGGCTGATCCCCAACGACGTGAGCACCGTCGCCCTCGGCACGGCCGCGAGCATGGGGCAGTTCTTACTCTCCGCCGGGACCCGCGGCAAGAGGTTCGCCCTGCCGCACGCACGCGTCCTCATGCACCAGGGCTCTGCGGGGCTCCAGGGTACGGCCGTCGACATCGCCATCCAGGCCGAGAACCTCGAGCACACCAAGAAGGTCATGCTCACGCTCATCGCCGAGCACACCGGCCAGCCATACGACCGCGTCGAGCGCGACTCCGACCGCGACCGGTGGTTCACCGCCGACGAGGCGCTCGACTACGGGTTCGTCGACGCGGTCGCCACGGACCTCGTGCAGGTGCTCCCTGCCCAGGGCCGCCGCCCCGCAGGCCTGGCCGGTGCACGGTGA